One genomic segment of Arthrobacter sp. JZ12 includes these proteins:
- a CDS encoding PD-(D/E)XK nuclease family protein, protein MTVHTAVHTAASTGEALCELTARITAAQTANPLAPITIIVPSHASGLDVTRYLGRTLNNGAGSVGVRAYTLKDLATELVASDISLAHRSPLPPPVRQAAISKVLAEAPGDFEQVATQPATARAITRTAPLLESIHPKHDAALPDLVREVLRIHRTAMETLGDRWYTDHHLFKRAGRIVQTPATRRRLGTLIGFMLGTQNQPAVAAFRRQLETAGLTHVQAAGTFDEHTEVLTASDADDEVRTIVRLVIDQLRSGVPGHRIGVFHSTAHPYRALLTQRLAQAGITFVGPSAERLSDAPLARGLLQLLTLDPAEPDVRTILNVLAEGTLVWRDHDLPNSAVCERLHVNPPSNHPADHDGDTHASERHTQRLEQLALFEDFVSTLAAAVGRVLAAASWQVAEAALSELLTEFMGRRGDTEPPAKAITRAALQEIVTRLGSLDGIGPNPNPLLIRSTVEDSIQAKAGWTGKSGTGVVVGNYADAVGRDLDQVFLIGAAEGLAPARIRENPLLPDTVAEVVGGDLLTVEQRAEAAHQQFLSALAAGTARTIISPRGDLRGSGDQLLSRWITTKPQIELRSFAHGIEHGAPTKRDGEKPVAATEQEWRLRFLLTAEDRTAALAHDTVLQRAVAATRDRRTGAFTRFNGNIGAHAGRIIEESKALSPTRLEDWVLSPFSFFLRHVLKVDIFEDVELEVQINPMQRGNLMHKVLEDYVREITEQDQSRNVDRLIELADAAFEEFANPLWLKHVWDQNQARMRQDFHRLFRDDEDAASEGWQYAAAEAPFGMDEETAAVELELEDGTVLRFRGKVDRIDRHSDGRVRVVDYKTGKTDKFKDLNKHPTAYGTKFQLPVYGLFARSLAENADDDVSAAYWFTSRAGGFEKIGYKVTDEVIEQLRQDAGLIISAIRNGVFPPKPEPTKHITRDRTAVTFTSLAGQLGMDQHWVELQKQPELKPYAKLLKVEK, encoded by the coding sequence ATGACCGTACACACAGCTGTCCATACAGCGGCCTCAACGGGCGAAGCGCTGTGTGAACTCACCGCTCGCATTACGGCGGCTCAGACGGCGAATCCGCTTGCGCCGATCACCATCATCGTGCCCTCCCACGCCTCCGGCCTGGACGTCACCCGCTACCTCGGACGCACGCTGAACAACGGAGCCGGCAGCGTCGGCGTCCGCGCCTACACACTCAAGGACCTCGCGACCGAACTCGTCGCGTCCGACATCTCACTCGCTCACCGCTCGCCGCTTCCACCCCCCGTCCGACAGGCAGCGATCAGCAAGGTCCTTGCAGAAGCCCCCGGCGACTTCGAGCAGGTTGCCACCCAACCGGCAACCGCCCGCGCCATCACCCGCACCGCACCGCTGCTGGAATCGATCCATCCCAAGCACGACGCCGCCCTTCCGGACCTCGTGCGCGAAGTCCTCCGAATCCACCGCACCGCCATGGAGACTCTCGGTGACCGCTGGTACACCGACCACCACCTGTTCAAGCGAGCCGGCCGAATCGTTCAGACTCCAGCCACACGACGACGGCTGGGTACACTCATCGGCTTCATGCTCGGCACCCAGAACCAGCCCGCCGTCGCCGCCTTCCGCCGCCAGCTCGAAACAGCAGGCCTCACCCACGTCCAGGCCGCCGGCACCTTCGACGAGCACACCGAGGTTCTTACTGCCTCCGACGCCGACGACGAGGTCCGCACCATCGTGCGCCTCGTCATCGACCAGCTGCGCTCCGGAGTTCCCGGTCACCGCATCGGCGTCTTCCACTCCACCGCACACCCCTACCGCGCCCTGCTCACCCAGCGACTCGCCCAAGCCGGCATCACGTTCGTAGGACCCTCAGCCGAGCGCCTCAGCGACGCGCCGCTGGCACGCGGCCTCCTCCAACTGCTCACGCTGGACCCGGCCGAACCGGATGTCCGCACCATCCTCAACGTCCTCGCCGAAGGCACCCTTGTCTGGCGCGACCACGACCTGCCGAACAGCGCCGTCTGCGAGCGCCTGCACGTCAACCCTCCTTCCAACCATCCAGCTGATCACGACGGCGACACCCATGCCAGCGAGCGGCACACCCAACGCCTGGAACAGCTCGCCCTGTTCGAGGACTTCGTCAGTACCCTCGCCGCCGCCGTCGGCCGCGTTCTCGCAGCGGCATCTTGGCAGGTTGCTGAGGCGGCGCTTAGCGAACTCCTCACCGAGTTCATGGGCCGCCGCGGCGATACCGAACCGCCCGCCAAAGCAATTACGCGCGCTGCGCTCCAAGAGATCGTCACTCGATTGGGCTCGCTCGACGGGATCGGCCCGAATCCCAACCCGCTCCTGATCCGCAGCACCGTCGAGGACAGTATCCAGGCGAAGGCGGGATGGACCGGCAAGAGCGGCACCGGCGTCGTCGTCGGCAATTATGCCGACGCCGTCGGACGCGACCTTGACCAGGTGTTCCTCATCGGCGCCGCAGAAGGGCTGGCGCCCGCCCGCATCCGGGAGAATCCCCTGCTCCCCGACACCGTCGCCGAGGTAGTCGGCGGGGACCTCCTGACCGTCGAGCAGCGGGCCGAAGCCGCGCACCAGCAGTTCCTGTCCGCTCTCGCTGCAGGTACCGCACGAACCATCATCAGTCCGCGCGGTGACCTGCGCGGCTCCGGTGACCAACTGCTGTCCCGCTGGATCACCACGAAACCGCAGATCGAACTGCGGTCGTTCGCGCACGGCATCGAGCATGGTGCTCCTACGAAACGAGACGGCGAGAAGCCGGTGGCGGCCACCGAACAGGAGTGGCGGCTGCGCTTCCTGCTGACCGCTGAGGACAGGACCGCGGCGCTCGCTCACGACACCGTCCTGCAGCGCGCCGTTGCCGCAACCCGCGACCGGCGTACCGGTGCCTTCACCCGTTTCAATGGAAACATCGGCGCCCACGCGGGGCGCATCATCGAGGAGTCGAAGGCGCTCTCCCCCACCCGTCTGGAGGACTGGGTGCTGAGCCCCTTCAGCTTCTTCCTCAGGCACGTGCTGAAGGTCGACATCTTCGAGGACGTCGAGCTCGAGGTCCAGATCAATCCCATGCAGCGCGGCAACCTGATGCATAAGGTGCTCGAGGACTACGTCCGGGAGATCACCGAGCAGGACCAGTCGCGGAATGTGGACCGGCTCATCGAACTGGCCGACGCCGCATTCGAGGAGTTCGCCAATCCGCTCTGGCTGAAGCACGTCTGGGACCAGAACCAGGCACGCATGCGGCAAGACTTTCACCGTCTCTTCCGTGACGACGAGGATGCAGCCTCGGAGGGCTGGCAGTACGCCGCCGCCGAGGCACCGTTCGGCATGGACGAGGAGACCGCCGCCGTCGAACTTGAACTCGAGGACGGCACAGTCCTGCGGTTCCGCGGCAAGGTGGACCGTATTGACCGGCACTCGGATGGCCGGGTGCGAGTAGTGGACTACAAGACCGGCAAGACCGACAAGTTCAAGGACCTGAACAAACACCCCACCGCCTACGGCACGAAGTTCCAGCTGCCCGTCTACGGCCTCTTCGCCCGCTCCCTTGCCGAGAACGCCGACGACGACGTCAGCGCCGCCTACTGGTTCACCTCCCGAGCGGGTGGTTTCGAGAAGATCGGCTACAAGGTCACCGACGAGGTGATCGAACAGTTGCGGCAGGATGCCGGGCTCATCATCTCCGCGATTCGAAACGGAGTCTTCCCGCCCAAGCCGGAGCCGACCAAACACATCACCCGCGACCGAACTGCGGTCACGTTCACCTCGCTCGCCGGCCAACTGGGAATGGACCAGCACTGGGTGGAACTCCAGAAGCAACCCGAACTCAAGCCCTACGCCAAGCTGCTGAAGGTGGAGAAATGA